A stretch of the Mesorhizobium sp. Pch-S genome encodes the following:
- a CDS encoding glucose/quinate/shikimate family membrane-bound PQQ-dependent dehydrogenase, with protein sequence MIIVTSLLLALLGLLLGVGGIWLVMLDGSPAYLAIGVVFLVVALLLYRRSPLALWVYALLVIAALAWAIWEVGFDWWQLGPRGGLIILIGLWLLTPWVRRPLRTADGSLASPWPLAIPVLAAIVVAGYSMTTDPHDVAGELPKEGAAVASLGNLVPPGDWHQYGRTQFGQRYSPLDQINVANVASLKEAWRYQTGDVKLPDDIGETTYQVTPLKVGDTLYLCTPHNLAIALDAESGKEKWKFDAKPGLNPDRQHQTCRGVTYWLDTRVAAGQPCAARVYLPTSDARLIALDAASGKVCESFADKGALHLEAGMKYNPAGYYYSTSPPVAVDDKLIIGGAVNDNYSTQEQSGVIRAFDIRTGALLWNWDSGNPDDTRPIAEGATYTTNSPNSWSVFSVDERLGLVYIPLGNQVPDQLGMGRSENVERFSSSIVALDILTGKLRWVRQTVHHDLWDMDVPAQPVLFDLTRADGTIVPALVGPTKQGDIYVLDRRTGEPIIPVREIPAPGGAIPEDFSAPTQPISDLTFSPPPLQEKDMWGVSLFDQMMCRINFHRLNYEGRYTPPSLKGTIVYPGNFGVFNWGSVAVDPERQIMFGMPTYLAFTSRLVPRADIPPKGSNEKGSEQGLNRNEGAPYGVYMGPFLGPLGIPCQAPPWGYVAGVDLKSGKIAYKHKNGTVTDMTPLPLPFKLGVPGIGGPMLTRGGVAFLGAAVDDYLRAYDVTTGRQLWQARLPAGGQATPMTFATAGGKQYVVMVAGGHGSVGTKPGDYVIAYTLP encoded by the coding sequence ATGATCATCGTCACATCGCTCCTGCTCGCATTGCTTGGTCTTCTGCTCGGTGTCGGCGGCATCTGGCTTGTCATGCTGGACGGCAGTCCCGCCTATCTCGCCATCGGCGTCGTCTTCCTCGTGGTGGCGTTGCTGCTGTACAGGCGCAGCCCGCTTGCGCTCTGGGTCTATGCGCTGCTGGTGATCGCCGCATTGGCCTGGGCGATCTGGGAAGTCGGCTTCGACTGGTGGCAGCTCGGACCGCGCGGCGGCCTCATCATCCTGATCGGGCTCTGGCTGCTCACGCCCTGGGTGCGCCGTCCGTTGCGCACGGCGGACGGCAGCCTGGCCAGCCCATGGCCGTTGGCCATCCCGGTGCTGGCGGCCATCGTGGTCGCGGGCTATTCGATGACCACCGATCCGCACGATGTCGCAGGCGAACTGCCGAAGGAGGGTGCCGCCGTTGCCTCGCTCGGCAATCTCGTGCCGCCCGGCGACTGGCATCAATATGGCCGCACGCAGTTCGGCCAGCGCTACTCGCCGCTTGACCAGATCAATGTAGCCAATGTCGCCAGCCTGAAGGAAGCCTGGCGTTATCAGACCGGCGACGTCAAGCTGCCCGACGATATCGGCGAGACCACCTACCAGGTCACGCCGCTGAAGGTCGGCGACACGCTTTATCTGTGCACGCCGCACAACCTCGCCATCGCGCTCGATGCCGAGAGCGGCAAGGAAAAGTGGAAGTTCGACGCCAAACCGGGCCTCAATCCGGACCGCCAGCACCAGACCTGCCGTGGTGTCACCTATTGGCTCGACACGCGCGTCGCCGCCGGCCAGCCCTGTGCCGCGCGTGTCTATCTGCCGACCTCCGACGCCAGGCTGATCGCGCTCGACGCGGCCAGCGGCAAGGTCTGCGAGAGCTTTGCCGACAAGGGTGCCCTGCATCTGGAAGCCGGCATGAAATACAATCCGGCCGGCTACTATTATTCGACCTCGCCGCCGGTCGCCGTCGACGACAAGCTGATCATCGGTGGTGCGGTCAACGACAACTATTCGACGCAGGAGCAGTCCGGCGTCATCCGTGCCTTCGACATCCGCACCGGCGCGCTGCTGTGGAACTGGGATTCCGGCAATCCCGACGACACCAGGCCGATCGCGGAAGGCGCCACCTACACCACCAACTCGCCGAACAGCTGGTCGGTGTTCAGCGTCGACGAGCGGCTGGGGCTGGTCTACATTCCGCTCGGCAACCAGGTGCCCGACCAGCTCGGCATGGGCCGCAGCGAAAATGTCGAGCGCTTCTCGTCCTCGATCGTCGCGCTCGACATCCTCACCGGTAAGCTGCGCTGGGTGCGCCAGACCGTGCATCACGACCTCTGGGACATGGATGTGCCGGCGCAGCCCGTGCTGTTCGACCTGACCAGGGCGGACGGCACCATCGTACCGGCGCTGGTCGGGCCGACCAAACAGGGCGACATCTACGTGCTCGACCGCCGCACCGGCGAGCCGATCATCCCGGTGCGCGAGATTCCGGCGCCGGGCGGCGCCATCCCGGAGGATTTCTCCGCGCCGACGCAGCCGATCTCCGACCTGACCTTCTCGCCGCCGCCGCTGCAGGAGAAGGACATGTGGGGCGTCTCGCTGTTCGACCAGATGATGTGCCGCATCAACTTCCATCGCCTGAACTACGAGGGCCGCTACACGCCGCCTTCGCTCAAGGGCACCATCGTCTATCCCGGCAATTTCGGCGTCTTCAACTGGGGCAGCGTCGCCGTCGATCCCGAACGGCAGATCATGTTCGGCATGCCGACCTATCTCGCCTTCACCTCGCGCCTGGTGCCCCGCGCCGATATCCCGCCGAAGGGCAGCAACGAGAAGGGCAGCGAGCAGGGGCTGAACCGCAACGAAGGCGCTCCCTACGGCGTCTATATGGGCCCCTTCCTCGGCCCGCTCGGCATTCCCTGCCAGGCGCCGCCCTGGGGCTATGTCGCCGGTGTCGACCTGAAGTCGGGCAAGATCGCCTACAAGCACAAGAACGGCACGGTCACCGACATGACGCCGCTGCCGCTGCCGTTCAAGCTTGGCGTTCCCGGCATTGGCGGGCCGATGCTGACGCGCGGCGGCGTGGCGTTCCTGGGCGCCGCGGTGGACGACTATCTGCGCGCCTATGATGTCACCACCGGCAGGCAGCTCTGGCAGGCAAGGCTGCCGGCCGGCGGCCAGGCCACGCCGATGACCTTCGCCACCGCCGGCGGCAAGCAGTATGTGGTGATGGTGGCCGGCGGCCACGGCTCGGTCGGCACCAAGCCGGGCGATTACGTCATCGCCTATACATTGCCGTAG
- a CDS encoding cold-shock protein has translation MASGTVKFFNSTKGFGFIAPDDGSNDVFVHVSAVERAGMRGLAEGQKLNFDVVADRKTGKSSADNLQAI, from the coding sequence ATGGCTTCCGGAACAGTAAAGTTCTTCAATTCTACCAAAGGCTTCGGGTTTATCGCGCCGGACGACGGTTCGAACGATGTCTTCGTCCACGTGTCGGCAGTGGAACGCGCCGGTATGCGCGGTCTCGCCGAAGGACAGAAGCTGAATTTCGACGTCGTCGCCGATCGCAAGACCGGCAAAAGCTCTGCCGATAATCTGCAGGCGATCTGA
- a CDS encoding GntR family transcriptional regulator, translating into MTAQEPVHVRIARALATEFGNSLWQANEPLPSETELARYFKVTRRTLRKALSIVEAEGLIAKNQGRNSLYRGRSIALSHDTIVDLPTAAREAGFRLTTKLLRLGEARAGLADARALSVKLGDTVGEICRLRLLDGRPVVQQRSVIPQNLLLGIRPADLERSSLYRELQHLHGIDGLVIGREQFIQSSATAEEAAFAGIEAGHPVVRVLRLVLADGKPVEYSNSILIGGYFRF; encoded by the coding sequence GTGACCGCCCAGGAACCGGTCCATGTGCGCATCGCCCGCGCGCTCGCCACGGAGTTCGGCAACAGCCTGTGGCAGGCCAATGAACCGCTGCCCTCCGAGACCGAACTCGCGCGCTATTTCAAGGTGACGCGCCGCACGCTGCGCAAGGCGCTGTCGATCGTCGAGGCCGAGGGGTTGATCGCCAAGAACCAGGGCCGCAACTCGCTCTATCGCGGCCGCTCCATCGCGCTGTCGCACGACACCATCGTCGACCTGCCGACAGCCGCCCGCGAGGCAGGCTTTCGGTTGACCACGAAATTGCTGCGTCTGGGCGAGGCGCGGGCCGGGCTGGCTGACGCCCGCGCGCTTTCCGTCAAGCTCGGCGATACCGTCGGCGAGATCTGCCGGCTCAGGCTGCTCGATGGCCGCCCGGTCGTGCAGCAGCGCTCGGTCATTCCGCAGAACCTTCTTTTGGGGATACGGCCAGCCGACCTGGAACGCAGTTCGCTGTATCGCGAGCTGCAGCACCTGCACGGCATCGATGGGCTCGTCATCGGCCGCGAGCAGTTCATCCAGTCGTCGGCCACGGCGGAGGAGGCTGCCTTTGCCGGCATCGAGGCGGGCCACCCCGTCGTGCGTGTGCTCCGGCTCGTGCTCGCCGACGGCAAGCCGGTCGAATATTCGAACTCGATCCTGATCGGCGGCTATTTCCGGTTTTGA
- a CDS encoding ABC transporter permease, whose product MSLISRFGTLFGLLAIIALFSILSPTGFAQPSNLINITQQMALLAIVALGVVFVMAVSEFDLSIGAVVSMAGITSVYLFGQGWSILPTIAVTLAAGFAVGCVNGLVVSAWRVPSFIMTLAMGTIIGGFTFWLSAGATLFGNIPPAFRDLGRGYLAGIPVPTLWALGAVLFVTLMLDWTELGRRMLALGGNREAARLTGVPVVPTTIKAFGLCSAMAAAAGLLLTAKLGSAHPTGGNGFLLQAYAAVYLGITAFRDGQPSAAGTLLGTAIIAVVANGLTILGIPNYMQDVLTGLIIIASVLVRNVGARAR is encoded by the coding sequence ATGAGCCTGATCTCGCGCTTCGGCACGCTGTTTGGCCTGCTGGCCATCATCGCCCTGTTCTCCATCCTGTCGCCGACAGGGTTCGCGCAGCCTTCCAACCTGATCAACATCACGCAGCAGATGGCCCTGCTCGCCATCGTCGCGCTCGGCGTGGTCTTCGTGATGGCGGTGTCCGAGTTCGATCTTTCGATCGGTGCCGTCGTCTCGATGGCCGGCATCACCAGCGTCTATCTGTTCGGCCAGGGCTGGAGCATCTTGCCCACCATCGCCGTCACGCTTGCCGCCGGCTTCGCGGTCGGCTGTGTCAATGGCCTCGTTGTTTCCGCCTGGCGGGTGCCGAGCTTCATCATGACCCTGGCCATGGGAACCATCATCGGCGGCTTCACCTTCTGGCTCAGCGCGGGTGCCACGCTGTTCGGCAACATACCGCCCGCATTCCGCGATCTCGGCCGCGGCTATCTCGCCGGTATTCCGGTGCCGACGCTGTGGGCGCTGGGCGCGGTGCTGTTCGTGACGCTGATGCTGGACTGGACTGAGCTCGGAAGGCGCATGCTGGCGCTCGGCGGCAACCGCGAAGCCGCACGCCTCACCGGCGTTCCCGTCGTGCCGACCACCATCAAGGCTTTTGGCCTGTGCTCCGCCATGGCCGCCGCCGCCGGCCTGCTGCTGACGGCGAAGCTCGGCAGCGCCCATCCTACCGGCGGCAATGGTTTCCTGCTGCAGGCCTATGCCGCCGTCTATCTCGGCATCACCGCATTCCGAGACGGCCAGCCAAGCGCCGCCGGCACCCTGCTCGGCACCGCGATCATCGCCGTCGTCGCCAACGGGCTGACCATCCTCGGCATTCCCAACTACATGCAGGATGTGCTGACCGGCCTCATCATCATCGCGTCGGTGCTGGTGCGCAATGTCGGGGCCCGGGCGCGGTGA
- a CDS encoding sugar ABC transporter ATP-binding protein — protein MLEVAGLSKRFGGVRALDGVALGVAAGRVHALLGENGAGKSTLLKCLSGVHQPDGGSMLLDGREFAPLTPAHSEKAGLRFVHQELNLVPHFTAYENAWVGRRYPRRGGLIDWRAMRARFSETCERYGLEIDIDQPVGRMSIGRQQIVEILRALMDEARILVLDEPTAALSEKEAAVLHRIVRQLAAHGCAVIFVSHRLEEVMAIADDYTVLVNGATAGSGRIAETDRDGLVTMMAGGGFQAGPAASMTTTGPTVLALSKFAAAPGCRPVDLNVAAGEIVGIYGIVGSGRSSLLKAIWGAGAYSQGGISIDGRALPATGIASRIRAGVAFAPEDRRAAGLVMDHSILDNTLLPRLRLNRLVQALPLLSWRSARRDVGQLLAQRGVKYGSINDRMSTLSGGNQQKVLIGRWVRTACRLYLLDEPTRGVDVRSKAEIHALCQSLAGQGAAVVFATSDIEELVTLAGRVLVMAGGTITLDSPNRDLGRRTIVEAAVRAAPEQESHS, from the coding sequence ATGCTGGAGGTTGCCGGACTGTCGAAGCGCTTCGGCGGCGTCCGCGCCCTTGACGGTGTCGCGCTTGGCGTCGCCGCCGGGCGCGTGCATGCGCTGCTTGGCGAAAACGGCGCCGGCAAGTCCACCCTGCTCAAATGCCTCTCCGGCGTGCACCAGCCGGATGGCGGCAGCATGCTGCTGGACGGCCGCGAATTCGCGCCATTGACACCGGCCCATTCCGAAAAGGCCGGCCTGCGCTTCGTGCATCAGGAACTGAACCTGGTGCCGCATTTCACCGCCTATGAGAATGCCTGGGTTGGCCGCCGCTACCCCAGGCGAGGCGGGCTGATCGACTGGCGGGCGATGCGGGCCCGGTTCTCTGAAACCTGCGAACGCTATGGCCTCGAGATCGACATCGACCAGCCGGTCGGGCGCATGTCGATCGGCAGGCAGCAGATCGTCGAGATCCTGCGGGCGCTGATGGACGAGGCGCGCATCCTGGTGCTCGACGAGCCGACCGCCGCGTTGAGCGAAAAGGAGGCGGCGGTGCTTCACCGCATCGTTCGCCAGCTCGCCGCGCACGGCTGCGCGGTGATCTTCGTATCGCACCGGCTCGAGGAGGTGATGGCGATCGCCGACGACTACACGGTGCTGGTCAATGGTGCGACGGCCGGTTCGGGGCGCATCGCCGAGACCGATCGTGACGGGCTGGTCACGATGATGGCGGGCGGCGGGTTTCAGGCCGGGCCCGCAGCGTCGATGACAACCACGGGCCCGACGGTGCTGGCGCTGTCGAAGTTTGCCGCCGCTCCTGGGTGCCGGCCCGTCGATCTGAACGTTGCTGCCGGCGAGATCGTCGGCATCTATGGCATCGTCGGCAGCGGTCGTTCGAGCCTGCTCAAGGCCATCTGGGGCGCCGGTGCGTACAGCCAGGGCGGCATTTCCATCGACGGGCGGGCGCTGCCGGCAACGGGCATCGCTTCGCGCATCAGGGCCGGGGTCGCCTTCGCGCCGGAAGACCGTCGCGCGGCGGGCCTGGTGATGGACCATTCCATCCTCGACAACACGCTGCTGCCGCGCCTGAGGCTCAACCGGCTGGTGCAGGCCTTGCCCCTGCTGTCCTGGCGTTCGGCGCGCCGCGATGTCGGCCAGCTGCTGGCGCAGCGCGGCGTCAAATACGGCAGCATCAACGACCGCATGTCGACGCTGTCCGGCGGCAACCAGCAGAAGGTGCTGATCGGGCGCTGGGTGCGCACGGCCTGCCGCCTCTACCTGCTGGACGAGCCGACGCGCGGCGTCGACGTGCGCTCGAAGGCCGAAATCCACGCGCTGTGCCAGAGCCTCGCCGGGCAGGGCGCCGCTGTTGTCTTCGCCACCTCCGATATCGAGGAGCTGGTCACCCTGGCCGGACGGGTGCTGGTGATGGCCGGTGGCACCATAACGCTCGACAGCCCGAACCGTGATCTTGGCCGTCGAACCATCGTCGAGGCCGCCGTGCGTGCCGCACCGGAGCAGGAGAGCCATTCATGA
- a CDS encoding sugar ABC transporter substrate-binding protein produces MKRTLAALLALALSSTAAFAEDIAVLTPYLSSVTTNEMVETYKSEAASKGWSINVVDTRGDFQQLASRVEDVTNAGVKAIVLVSVDPNQIVDQVEAASAKGIPVIVLDGAVAKGVTVNITTDNFALGTILSDYLFKAMGDKGNIVKFFHSAHPGVRQRELALDKALAAHPDIKVIAEHYVQVPGPIDNARQAMETFLRQHGSQINGVWAAWDEPAIGALLAIQSDAADSKVLIAGIDGNPQALDLIRQCTNLVATVRQDFPAIARTAVSETAAALEGKKPEKPEIFVEAKVVDRASLGVTCN; encoded by the coding sequence ATGAAAAGAACGCTCGCGGCACTGTTGGCATTGGCCTTGAGCAGCACGGCGGCATTCGCGGAAGACATTGCGGTGCTGACGCCCTATCTGAGCTCGGTCACCACCAATGAGATGGTCGAAACCTACAAGAGCGAAGCCGCCTCGAAAGGCTGGAGCATCAATGTCGTCGACACGCGCGGCGACTTCCAGCAACTGGCGAGCCGGGTCGAGGACGTCACCAATGCCGGGGTGAAAGCCATCGTGCTGGTCAGCGTCGATCCCAACCAGATCGTCGATCAGGTCGAGGCCGCCTCGGCCAAGGGCATCCCGGTGATCGTGCTCGATGGCGCCGTGGCCAAGGGCGTGACCGTCAACATCACCACCGACAACTTCGCGCTCGGCACCATCCTGTCGGACTATCTTTTCAAGGCGATGGGCGACAAGGGCAACATCGTCAAGTTCTTCCACTCCGCCCATCCGGGCGTCAGGCAGCGTGAGCTCGCGCTGGACAAGGCGCTCGCCGCGCATCCCGACATCAAGGTCATTGCCGAACACTACGTCCAGGTGCCCGGCCCGATCGACAATGCGCGTCAGGCCATGGAGACGTTCCTGCGCCAGCATGGCAGCCAGATCAACGGCGTCTGGGCCGCATGGGATGAGCCTGCGATCGGCGCGCTGCTGGCGATCCAGAGCGATGCGGCCGACTCCAAGGTGCTGATCGCCGGCATCGACGGCAATCCGCAGGCGCTCGACCTGATCAGGCAGTGCACCAACCTGGTGGCGACGGTGCGGCAGGATTTCCCCGCCATCGCCAGGACCGCGGTGTCCGAAACGGCTGCGGCACTCGAAGGCAAGAAGCCGGAAAAGCCGGAGATTTTCGTCGAGGCCAAGGTGGTGGACCGCGCAAGCCTCGGTGTCACCTGCAACTGA
- a CDS encoding FGGY family carbohydrate kinase, producing the protein MNGSTILVVDVGTSALKAVLFGPDGSILASAVEPIATRHGMNGEHEQDVEGWWRALGKVTRTLPGAGAVASMAFSGSMQNLIALHGDGRPAAPAVLYSDQRLDADEVSGLAAKLPADYGRRIGNRPDGAHTIFRLMARQRYELPATDVFWAFGAKDALTFRLTGRRVIDPTVASTTGLMDFSSRRWDRDLLGLAGVDVASLPAIEPANGIVGRITAGAAAETGLPAGIPVFNGAGDAAAATWGAMADEPGAAYCYLGTTGWVAATVHSDDDMLPRDIYTLADPVRADCAIIISPFLTAGAAMDWLSATTGQTIEKLCKRAASHDEAPGKPLFLPYLGGERAPFQDRDVRGAFLGLEQTSDAGALALAVMEGIAFAVRHNLEAAELPRSLLTAIGGGVRHPLQQQILADVLDRDIRIPADSEATTAAGIMRMVAGKAGVKADAIAQDTIVKPRPQRVQRHIRRYEAYLSATSMARTLAAGLE; encoded by the coding sequence GTGAACGGCAGCACCATACTCGTCGTCGATGTCGGCACATCTGCGCTGAAGGCCGTTCTGTTCGGGCCGGATGGATCGATCCTTGCCTCGGCCGTGGAGCCGATCGCCACCCGGCACGGCATGAATGGCGAGCATGAGCAGGATGTGGAAGGCTGGTGGCGGGCACTGGGCAAGGTGACCCGGACGCTTCCCGGTGCGGGCGCCGTGGCGTCGATGGCGTTTTCCGGCTCGATGCAGAACCTGATCGCGCTGCATGGCGACGGCCGCCCGGCGGCGCCGGCGGTGCTCTATTCCGACCAGCGCCTGGATGCGGACGAGGTGTCCGGGCTGGCGGCGAAACTGCCGGCGGACTATGGCCGCCGGATCGGCAACAGACCGGACGGCGCGCACACAATCTTCAGGCTGATGGCGCGGCAGCGCTATGAACTGCCCGCAACCGACGTGTTCTGGGCGTTCGGGGCCAAGGATGCGCTGACCTTCAGGCTGACCGGCAGGCGCGTCATCGACCCGACCGTCGCTTCCACCACCGGGCTGATGGATTTTTCAAGCCGGCGATGGGATCGCGACCTGCTCGGCCTCGCCGGCGTCGACGTGGCATCCCTGCCGGCGATTGAACCGGCGAACGGCATTGTCGGGCGGATCACTGCCGGTGCCGCGGCCGAGACGGGGCTTCCGGCCGGTATCCCGGTGTTCAACGGCGCGGGCGACGCCGCAGCTGCCACCTGGGGTGCCATGGCCGACGAGCCGGGCGCCGCCTATTGTTATCTCGGCACGACCGGCTGGGTCGCGGCGACCGTCCACAGCGACGACGACATGCTGCCGCGCGACATCTACACGCTGGCCGATCCGGTGCGCGCCGATTGCGCCATCATCATCTCGCCGTTCCTGACTGCCGGCGCTGCCATGGACTGGCTCTCGGCCACCACCGGCCAGACCATCGAAAAGCTCTGCAAGCGGGCAGCGAGCCACGACGAGGCACCGGGCAAGCCGCTGTTCCTGCCCTATCTCGGCGGCGAGCGCGCGCCGTTCCAGGATCGTGACGTGCGCGGCGCGTTCCTCGGCCTCGAGCAGACCAGCGATGCCGGCGCGCTGGCGCTGGCCGTCATGGAAGGCATCGCCTTCGCCGTCCGTCACAATCTCGAAGCGGCGGAGCTTCCGCGCTCGCTGCTGACCGCCATCGGCGGCGGCGTCCGGCATCCGCTGCAGCAGCAGATCCTCGCCGACGTGCTTGACCGCGACATCCGCATTCCGGCCGACAGCGAGGCGACGACTGCCGCCGGCATCATGCGGATGGTGGCGGGCAAGGCCGGAGTGAAGGCGGATGCCATTGCGCAGGACACCATCGTGAAGCCGCGGCCGCAGCGCGTCCAGCGTCATATCAGGCGCTACGAAGCCTATCTTTCCGCCACGTCCATGGCGCGGACGCTGGCGGCCGGACTTGAATGA
- a CDS encoding AraC family transcriptional regulator codes for MTPDLTDISSRLALAPGIRSGSADGAVAALSTSYRPHRLHLANAASALDFRHHAIDCEEASVNFLRYGPELTVDAGSFDTFYMLEFPVSGGVDLAYGDRRLGSHAGTGLLLSPGAYIRSTWRADTSQVMLRLKRTFVERAWQSYTGDAERRTPVFRAEIDLGSVAGRRIMSLIGLIVTERLDESAAPASSMPLINAVLQTVFEHAPALSAPRVESALAGAVPHYVSGFRKLLDNPANLHLAIADLAALLHVTPRTLTAGMRRFTGLSPHEYLTGQRMKHARVLLNHGGISVAEAARKVGYANAGRFAASFRAHSGMNPSRLMDTRDS; via the coding sequence ATGACGCCAGACCTGACCGATATCTCCAGCCGCCTTGCACTCGCTCCCGGCATACGGTCCGGCTCCGCGGATGGTGCGGTCGCGGCCCTGTCGACCAGTTACCGGCCGCACCGGCTGCATCTGGCCAACGCAGCGTCGGCACTCGACTTCCGCCACCACGCCATCGACTGCGAGGAGGCTTCCGTCAATTTCCTGCGCTACGGGCCGGAACTGACGGTGGACGCCGGGTCCTTCGACACCTTCTACATGCTGGAATTCCCGGTCAGCGGTGGCGTCGACCTCGCCTATGGCGACAGGCGGCTGGGTTCCCACGCCGGCACGGGACTGCTGCTGTCGCCAGGTGCCTACATCCGCTCGACCTGGCGTGCCGACACGTCGCAGGTGATGCTGCGGCTCAAGCGGACTTTCGTCGAGCGCGCCTGGCAGAGCTACACCGGCGACGCCGAGCGCCGCACGCCGGTGTTCCGCGCCGAGATCGACCTCGGCTCGGTTGCCGGCAGGCGCATCATGAGCCTGATCGGATTGATCGTGACGGAACGGCTGGATGAGAGCGCGGCGCCTGCATCGTCCATGCCCCTGATCAATGCCGTGCTTCAGACCGTGTTCGAGCATGCCCCGGCGCTGTCCGCCCCGCGCGTCGAGAGCGCGCTTGCCGGCGCGGTGCCGCACTATGTCAGCGGCTTCCGCAAGCTGCTGGACAACCCGGCGAACCTGCACCTGGCCATAGCCGACCTGGCTGCCCTGCTGCACGTCACGCCGCGCACGCTCACCGCCGGCATGCGCCGGTTCACCGGCCTGTCGCCGCATGAATATCTGACCGGCCAGCGCATGAAACACGCCCGCGTCCTGCTGAACCATGGCGGCATCTCGGTCGCCGAGGCTGCCAGGAAGGTCGGTTATGCCAATGCGGGCAGGTTCGCCGCCTCCTTTCGCGCTCACAGCGGCATGAACCCGTCACGCCTCATGGACACCAGGGACAGCTGA
- the trpB gene encoding tryptophan synthase subunit beta — MTAQFQPNSFRTGPDEQGMFGIFGGRFVAETLMPLILDLEREWNKAKHDPEFKAELSALSTFYAGRPSKLYFAEGLTRHLRDVASAKGLGGGAKIYFKREDLNHTGSHKINNCLGQILLAKRMGKKRIIAETGAGQHGVASATVAARFGYPCVVYMGATDVARQSPNVFRMKLLGAEVRPVTAGHGTLKDAMNEALRDWVTNVEDTYYLIGTAAGPHPYPELVRDFQSVIGTEARQQMLEQEGRLPDTIIAAVGGGSNAIGLFHPFLDDRQVEIIGIEAGGRGLDGVEHCASMNAGRPGVLHGNRTYLLQNEDGQILDGHSVSAGLDYPGVGPEHSFLRDTGRVDYQPILDDEALEAFQLCTRTEGIIPALESAHAIAHAVKIAPGMARDKIIIVNLSGRGDKDVHTVAKMMGMEI, encoded by the coding sequence ATGACGGCACAGTTTCAACCCAATTCCTTCCGCACCGGCCCTGACGAGCAGGGCATGTTCGGCATCTTCGGCGGGCGTTTCGTCGCCGAGACGCTGATGCCGCTGATCCTCGACCTGGAGCGGGAATGGAACAAGGCCAAGCATGATCCCGAGTTCAAGGCCGAGCTCTCGGCGCTGTCGACCTTCTATGCCGGACGGCCGTCCAAGCTCTACTTCGCCGAAGGCCTGACCCGCCATCTTCGTGATGTTGCCTCGGCAAAGGGCCTCGGGGGCGGCGCGAAAATCTACTTCAAGCGCGAGGACCTCAACCACACCGGCTCGCACAAGATCAACAACTGCCTCGGCCAGATCCTGCTCGCCAAGCGCATGGGCAAGAAGCGTATCATCGCCGAAACCGGCGCCGGCCAGCATGGCGTCGCCTCCGCAACCGTGGCAGCCCGCTTCGGCTACCCCTGCGTGGTCTATATGGGCGCCACCGACGTCGCCCGCCAAAGCCCGAACGTCTTCCGCATGAAGCTGCTCGGCGCCGAGGTGCGGCCGGTGACGGCCGGACACGGCACGCTGAAGGACGCCATGAACGAAGCGTTGCGGGACTGGGTCACCAATGTCGAGGACACCTACTACCTGATCGGCACCGCCGCCGGCCCGCATCCCTATCCGGAGCTGGTGCGCGACTTCCAGTCGGTCATCGGCACGGAAGCGCGCCAGCAGATGCTGGAGCAGGAAGGCCGCCTGCCCGACACCATCATCGCCGCGGTCGGCGGCGGCTCCAATGCCATCGGCCTGTTCCATCCCTTCCTTGACGACAGGCAAGTCGAGATCATCGGCATCGAGGCCGGCGGACGCGGACTGGACGGCGTCGAGCACTGCGCCTCGATGAATGCCGGCAGGCCCGGCGTGCTGCACGGCAACCGCACCTATCTGCTGCAGAATGAGGACGGGCAGATCCTGGACGGCCATTCGGTCTCGGCAGGGCTCGACTATCCGGGCGTAGGTCCCGAGCACAGCTTCCTGCGCGACACCGGCCGGGTCGACTACCAGCCGATCCTCGACGACGAGGCACTGGAAGCGTTCCAGCTGTGCACCCGCACCGAAGGCATCATCCCGGCGCTGGAATCGGCGCATGCCATCGCCCATGCCGTCAAGATCGCCCCCGGCATGGCCAGGGACAAGATCATCATCGTCAACCTGTCCGGCCGTGGCGACAAGGACGTCCACACCGTCGCAAAGATGATGGGCATGGAGATATGA